The genomic segment AGCCCACCAGCCGTGCCGGGCCGGTCCGGACGTCATCGGTGCCCCGGATGCCGTCGGAGTAGTCGTTGGCGTAGTTGACGCCGACCGTCAGAGCGACTGCGACGGCCAGCGCCAGCAGCGCCTTCCACCACACGGCGCCGTGCAGCCATGCCGCCGCGCCGGTGCCCGCGACGACCGGCGCGATCGCGTTGGGCAGCGTCCGCGGCCGGGCCCCCGAAATCCACTGCGCAAAAGTGGCCACCAGGGCATCCTGCCCTATGCACCACAATGGGCGAATGCCCGCCGGCGACGATGCAGAGCGGAGCGTTGAGGAGGTACCTCCCGCTCGCGGGGGAGAGGAGCGGCGTAGATGCTCGGAGTGATCGGCGGCAGCGGCTTCTATACGTTCTTGCACTCCGACGTTCACCACGTCACCCCGGACACCCCGTACGGCCCGCCCAGCGCCCCGCTGACGGTCGGCACCATCGGTGCGCACGAAGTCGCCTTCCTGCCCCGGCACGGCGCCAAGCACGAGTACTCCGCGCACACCGTGCCGTACCGCGCCAACATGTGGGCGCTGCGCTCGCTGGGTGTGCGGCGCGTGCTCGCGCCTTGCGCGGTGGGCAGCCTGAATCCCGCCTACGGGCCGGGCTCCATCGTGGTGCCCGATCAGCTGGTGGATCGCACCAACAGCCGCGCCGACACCTACTTCGACTCCGGCGCGATTCACGTCGACTTCGCCGACCCGTATTGCCCGGCCTTGCGCGAGGCGGCCACCGGCCTGCCCGACGTGGTCGACGGCGGCACCATGGTGGTGATCCAGGGCCCGCGATTTTCCACCCGCGCCGAGAGTCAGTGGTTCGCCTCGGCGGGCTTCACGCTGGTCAACATGACCGGATATCCGGAGGCGGTGCTGGCGCGTGAACTTGAAATATGCTATGCGGCAATCGCTTTGGTGACTGATCTGGATGCCGGTGTCAGCCACGGTGAGGGCGTGAAGACGGTCGACGTGATGGTGGAATTCGAGAAGAACATCGAGCCGTTCAAGAAGTTGGTGCGCGAGGCCATCGCCCGGGTGGCCGTCGAGCGCGACTGCACGCACTGCCTGTCACACACCGGCGTCACGCTGCCGTTCGAGCTGCCGTGAGGGTGCTGCTGACCGGCGCCGCCGGTTTCATCGGGTCGCGGGTGGACGCGGCGCTGCGCGCGGCGGGTCACGAGGTGATCGGCGTCGACATGCTTCTGCCTGCCGCGCACGGCCCAAACGCGTTGCTGCCCAACGGATGTCACCGGATCGACGTCCGGGACGCCGATGCGCTGGCCCCGTTGCTCGACGGGGTGGATCTGGTGTGTCACCAGGCCGCGATGGTGGGCGCCGGCGTCGACGCGGCCGACGCGCCCGCCTACGGCGGCCACAACGACTACGGCACCACGGTGCTGCTGGCGCAGATGTTCGCCGCCGGGGTGCGGCGCCTGGTGCTGGCGTCGTCGATGGTGGTGTACGGGCAGGGCCGCTATGACTGCCCGCAGCACGGGCAGGTCGACCCGCTGCCGCGACGGCGCGCCGACCTCGATGCCGGAGCGTTCGAGCACCGCTGTCCGCTCGGCGGCGAGGAGCTGGCCTGGCGGCTGGTCGACGAGGATGCCGCCCTGCGGCCGCGTAGCCTCTACGCCGCCAGCAAGACGGCCCAGGAGCATTACGCGCTGGCGTGGTCGGAGTCGACGGGCGGCTCGGTGGTGGCGTTGCGCTACCACAACGTCTACGGTCCCGGCATGCCCCGGGATACCCCCTACTCCGGAGTGGCGGCGATCTTTCGCTCGGCGCTGGAAAAGGGCGAGGCACCAAGGGTTTTCGAAGACGGTGGCCAGATGCGTGACTTCGTCCACGTCGACGACGTGGCGGCCGCCAATCTGGCGGCCACCGCTGACCGCGAAGGCTTCACCGCGGTCAATGTCTGCTCGGGACGGCCGATCTCGATTTTGGACGTGGCCACCGCGATCTGCGAGGCGCGCGACGAGGCGGTGTCCCCGGTGGTCACCGGGCAGTACCGCAGCGGCGACGTGCGCCACATCGTTGCCGACCCCGCTCGCGCTGCCGAGGTGTTGGGCTTCCGCGCGGCGATCGATCCGCGTGAAGGCCTGCGCGAGTTCGCGTTCGCGCCGCTGCGCTGACCCGCGCTACGACGGGTAGTGCGGCGGCCGGTAGATCTGCGGCTTGGCGACCGGTAGCTGGCCGCCGGCCGAGTCTTGGTTTTCCGGGCCGCGGAAGATCCGCGGCGCACCGGCCAGTTGCGGTATTGCGGTGGTGGGTGATTCGCCGGTGTGGATCCGGGTCGTCGCATCGGCCGAGGCGGGGGGAGCGCCGGTCGGGATGTGGGTCGTCGGCGCCTCCGCATGCTGCGCGACGGCACGCCTGCGGGCGGCGCGGCGGCGCCGCCGCAGCCGGCTGAAGTGTCCGGTGATGATCGCCGCCACCAGGATGCACACCGCCAGCGCGGACAGCACGACGTCGAAGGTGCTGGTGATCTGCTGAGCGAGATCGTTTCCGTAGACCGGGTTCTGCACCGCATTGGGCGCTTCCTGGAACCGCGGCGCCAGCACGACGCCCACGATGACCCGCGAAACGCTCAGTGTGGCAACAAGTCCGCTCAGCGTCGTGATCAGCCGAGCGGAGGCTGACGCCTTGCCTAGATTGATCCGCAGCCAGCTGGCCAGCGCGGCGGTGGCCACGTCGAACACGGCCAGCACGACGCTGTCGTAGCGCGAGTAGGGGTAGTTCAGGCTCACCGCGACGGCCAGGTCGGTGATCCGCATCGCCACCGACCCCAGACTCCAAATCACGATCAGCAGCAGCCCGGTTCGGGCCGCCGCCCGCCACGCCCCCTCCTCGGACGACACTGTGCGGGCCCGCCCGAACAGCGTGCGCGGCACGAAGATCGCCGCGGCCGCGGCCCACGCCAGATAGCCCTCGAACCCGACGCCCGCCGTCGACGTGTTCTGCGCGATGCCGTGGAACGCGTCGATGTCACGGCCGACCGGGAGCAGCCAGACGATGATCCCGGCGACCAGCGTCGAGGCCCCCAGCGCGATCGTCGCCAGCCGGGACGCCCTGGTGCCGCTAAGCAGCCACCGCGAAGCGACCAGCACCGCGATCAACGCGACCAGGCCGTACACCGTCGCGGTCACGATGACCGCGATGTTCTGCTTACCGAAGTCGCCGGCCGCGTCGCCCAGCGCGTACTTCACCCGCCAGTACAGCGTGAAGCCGACGCTCGAGGCCGCGGCCAGCATCGAGACGTAGCCGATGATCTGGGCGGATCTGGACCGCCCGTCCGCGGTGTCGTCGTCGGTCGCGGCGGCGTAACCGCCCGACTGTGTGCTCAGCAGCGCGCCGGCCACACCCAGCCAGGCGCCCGGCCCGACACCGCCCGGCACGGTCACGGTCCCGCCGAAGCGGACGGTCTCGAACGCGTCGAACCCGACGAAGGCGAGCACCAGTGCCAAATAGGGAACGTTGAGCGCCAGCCGAAGCCCGCTGACCGTCCGCCCGAAACCGGGCAACGCGATGGCGATCAGCGAGAGCAGCGTCACCCCGATCAGGGCCGCGAACACGGACGTGTTGCTGTCGGCGATCGCGATGCCGAAGTACAGGTTCCACGGCAGCAACGCCGCCGCGAGGAGCAAGACGGCGGCGGTCAGGTCGGCCACGACGTTGCGTCGCGGGGCTGGTGCCCCGGCAACCTGCGGGCCCGCGGCCGGCACACCCCTGATGGGGCCGGTAGGCGCCTCGTCGTTGCTCTGGCTCACGGTTCCCCCCGGGTATCGAGGACGGTTACTGACGGCGCACATTCGCTTTGGCGGCCAGGGAACCCCCTGCCGAGGCGGCTTCGTTGCTTACTTGGAAACATAATCTCCGTTTGGACGACGCGGGAGTGACCGCCCGGTTTGGGAACGCGGTTACGCTGCGCCTGTAGGCGAACGGGGTCGCCCGAATGATTGTTACTGCCGACGGTACCGAAGTGTAATGATGCCGGGACAAGCTGGTTGCGGGGTCGGCCAGCCGAAGGAGAGCAGGTATGGACGTCGTTTTGGGGGTCGCTGTCACCGGCCCCGTCGCCCGCTTGGCGCTTGTCGGAGCGGGTGCCGGCGGTAGTGACGTGATCGACCAGTCCGTCGTCGACCTGGCTAACAACCCCATCGAACAACTCACCGAAACCGTGGTCGGGACGAATCGGCTGCTGGCGAACGAGCACCACCGCCTGGTCGGGACCCGGCTGTGCTGGACCGACCATCCCAGCGCCGACCAGCTGCGGCAGGCGCTGGAGGATTCCGGCGTCCACAACGTCGCGGTGCTGTCGCAGTCGCAGGCGGTGACGGCGCTGATGCGCGCGGCGGGCCGGTCCGGCGGCGCACTGGTGGTGGACGACAACACGGCGACGCTGTCGGTGGTGGGCTCGGCCGACGGGGATCCGGACGCGCCGCCGACCATGTTGGCCAGCGAGCTGCTGGGCGGCGACGCCACCGGCACGCTGGACACGATGATGGCGCGCCTCGGTGAGTACCCCGACGCCACCAACGACGTGTTTCTGGTCGGCGCCTCGCCCGATCTGACCGGGGTCGCCGACCAGCTCCGCGACGCGACGATGCGGGTGCAGATTCCCGAAGATCCCACCTTCGCGCTGGCCCGCGGCGCCGCGATCGCCGCCGCACCGCCGCCCGCAGACTCCACCGCAATGGCTCCGGCCCTCGGGCTGACCGGCGACGCGACCGCGATGGCGCCCGCGGCCGGGCTGACCGGCGATGCGACCGCGATGGCCCCTTCCGCCGGGTTGGCCGATCCCGCCGCGGTCGACCAGCTGGCGTACTCGATGACCGACGATGACGACGACCTGTTTGCGGGCGAGGTCGACGATTTCGACGACTTCTACGACGATGACCCCGACGCGGAGACCGGCCCGCTGAAACTGAGCCGCCGGTCGTTGCTGCTCGGCAACGCCGTGATCGCGTTCGCGGTCATCGGGGTGGCCTCGCTGGCCGTCGCGGTGGTGGTCGCGGTCCGGCCGACCGCGGCCCAGGAGCCGGTGGTGGGACACCAGAACGCCGCGCCGGGCAAGTTCATGCCGCTGTTGCCGACCCAGCAGCAGGCGCCGGTGCCGCCGCCGCCGCCCGAAGCGCCCAACGCGGGCTACCAGGGCGGCGTCATTCCGGCTGTGCCGCGGGCGCCCGTGGGCCCGGCACCGGTCGCTCCCGCTCCGGAAGCGCCGGTCGCGCCGGTTGTTCCGGGTCTGGTACCCAACCCGGATGGGCCGATCCCGATTCCGGTGCCGATCATCGTCCCGTACCCGGGCTGGCGGCCACAGCCGCCGTGGTATCCGCCGTACACGCCGCCGACATACACGACGCCGACCACGCCGACGACGCCGACCACGCCAACGACGCCGACCACGCCGACGACGCCAACCACGCCGACGACGCCGACCACGACTCCGTACACGCCGCCGACGACACCGACGACCACGCCGATTACGCCGACGACGACCGTCGCGCCGACGACGACGCCGTACACGCCGCTTACGCCGACGACGACCGTCGCTCCCACCACGGTCGCTCCCACGACGCAGCAGACCCAGACCCAGCTCACCCAGACGCAGCAGACGCAGACACAGCAGCCGACGGTCCAGCCGACGCAGCAACCCACCCAGCAGCCGACGCAACAGCCCACCCAGCAGACGGTGGCGCCGAAGCCGCCCACGCAGCAGCAGACCGCGGCGCCCAAGCCGCCGCCGCAGACCGTGGCCCCCAAGCCGCCATCCAGTGGCGGGGGCGGTCACTCGTCTTCCGGGTTCTGATCGCGGCTCATGGCCGGCGATCTGGTCACGGTGGTGCTGCCGTGTCTGAACGAGGAGGAGTCGTTGCCGGCGGTGCTGGCGGCCATTCCCGCCGGCTATCGGGCACTGGTCGTGGACAACAACAGCACCGATGACACCGCGGCCGTCGCCACCCGGCACGGCGCTGACGTCGTCGCCGAACCACGGCCCGGATACGGCTCGGCGGTGCACGCCGGCGTGGTCGCCGCGACGACTCCGATCGTGGCGGTCATCGACGCCGACGGCTCGATGGATGCCGGCGAGTTGCCGCGGCTGGTCGCCGCGCTCGAGCAGGGCGCGGACCTGGCAACTGGCCGGCGGCGGCCCGTCGCCGGGCTGCACTGGCCGTGGGTCGCGCGGGTGGGCACCGTGGTGATGAGCTGGCAGCTGCGCACCCGCCACGGCCTGCCGGTCCACGACATCGCGCCGATGCGGGTCGCCCGCCGGGATGCGCTGCTGGGTCTCGGGGTCGTCGATCGACGCTCCGGGTATCCGCTCGAGTTGCTGGTGCGTGCCGCGGCGGCCGGCTGGAGTGTCGTCGAGCTCGACATCAGCTATGGCCCCCGCACCGGTGGTAAGTCGAAGGTCAGCGGTTCACTGCGGGGCAGCATCACCGCGATCCTGGACTTCTGGAAGGTGATTTCATGACCGACCTCCCGGCGACGCTGCTCGTGGTCGCCAAGGCGCCGGAGCCCGGCCTGGCCAAGACCCGGCTGGCGGCTGCGGTCGGCGATCGGGTCGCGGCCGAGATCGCCGCGGCGGCGTTGTTGGACACGCTCGACGCGGTGGCCGCCGCCACGGTGAGCTCGCGGGTGGTGGCGCTGACCGGCGACCTGGATGCGGCCGCCGGTGCGGCGCAGATCCGGCAGCGGCTCGAGGCGTTCACGGTGATCGAGCAACGCGGTGACGACTTCGCCGACCGGCTGGCCAATGCCCACACCGACGCGGGCTTGCATTGCGGTGGCCTTCCGGTGCTGCAGATCGGCATGGACACCCCGCAGGTGACGGCCGAGCTGTTGACCGGCTGCGCGCGCCGGCTGTTAGGGGCGCCGGCCGTGCTCGGCCCGGCCGACGACGGCGGTTGGTGGGTGCTCGGGGTGCAGAATCCGGCGATGGCCGAATGCCTGCGCGCCGTGCCGATGTCTCAACCCGACACCGGGGAGCTCACGCGAAAGGCGCTGCACGACAACGGTATTGATGTGCTGCTGGTGCAGCAACTGAGCGACTTCGACGTCGCTGCCGATGTCGCCGCGGTACGAGAGGGCTGCGGGCACGCTAGTCGCTTTGCTCGCGTCACCCGCGCGGCGGGACTGTAAGCCACTGTAAGCCGGCGCTGACGGCTCGGCCTCGGTCGAGGGTGCGCCCCGGGCGGCGACTCGCCGCACTGTCCCGCCGCTGGGGCACCCTCAACGCCGTGCCCAACGTCAGGCGGTATATCCGCCGTCGA from the Mycobacterium lentiflavum genome contains:
- a CDS encoding S-methyl-5'-thioadenosine phosphorylase, which gives rise to MLGVIGGSGFYTFLHSDVHHVTPDTPYGPPSAPLTVGTIGAHEVAFLPRHGAKHEYSAHTVPYRANMWALRSLGVRRVLAPCAVGSLNPAYGPGSIVVPDQLVDRTNSRADTYFDSGAIHVDFADPYCPALREAATGLPDVVDGGTMVVIQGPRFSTRAESQWFASAGFTLVNMTGYPEAVLARELEICYAAIALVTDLDAGVSHGEGVKTVDVMVEFEKNIEPFKKLVREAIARVAVERDCTHCLSHTGVTLPFELP
- a CDS encoding NAD-dependent epimerase/dehydratase family protein, whose product is MRVLLTGAAGFIGSRVDAALRAAGHEVIGVDMLLPAAHGPNALLPNGCHRIDVRDADALAPLLDGVDLVCHQAAMVGAGVDAADAPAYGGHNDYGTTVLLAQMFAAGVRRLVLASSMVVYGQGRYDCPQHGQVDPLPRRRADLDAGAFEHRCPLGGEELAWRLVDEDAALRPRSLYAASKTAQEHYALAWSESTGGSVVALRYHNVYGPGMPRDTPYSGVAAIFRSALEKGEAPRVFEDGGQMRDFVHVDDVAAANLAATADREGFTAVNVCSGRPISILDVATAICEARDEAVSPVVTGQYRSGDVRHIVADPARAAEVLGFRAAIDPREGLREFAFAPLR
- a CDS encoding glycosyltransferase family 2 protein, encoding MAGDLVTVVLPCLNEEESLPAVLAAIPAGYRALVVDNNSTDDTAAVATRHGADVVAEPRPGYGSAVHAGVVAATTPIVAVIDADGSMDAGELPRLVAALEQGADLATGRRRPVAGLHWPWVARVGTVVMSWQLRTRHGLPVHDIAPMRVARRDALLGLGVVDRRSGYPLELLVRAAAAGWSVVELDISYGPRTGGKSKVSGSLRGSITAILDFWKVIS
- a CDS encoding TIGR04282 family arsenosugar biosynthesis glycosyltransferase produces the protein MTDLPATLLVVAKAPEPGLAKTRLAAAVGDRVAAEIAAAALLDTLDAVAAATVSSRVVALTGDLDAAAGAAQIRQRLEAFTVIEQRGDDFADRLANAHTDAGLHCGGLPVLQIGMDTPQVTAELLTGCARRLLGAPAVLGPADDGGWWVLGVQNPAMAECLRAVPMSQPDTGELTRKALHDNGIDVLLVQQLSDFDVAADVAAVREGCGHASRFARVTRAAGL